ACTTTTTGAACTCGTCCTGAAGAGTTGGTCAACTCGTCCTGATCAGTTGTAAAAGTCATCAGGACGAATTTGTAAAAAGCTCTAGTCTTTCTTATAAAGACTTCTTCAGTAGTTAGAAAGAGGATGCTTTCGGGGGTGGAGAAGTAACGGTTTTTTGTTTTGTAAGCTATCGCGTGAGGGATGGGAGAGGCTACCGTGTAGCCCGGACAGCCCGGCCCTTTATCCTGAAATCCTTTTCAGGATAAAGGGACACGCCCAAAAGAATTAAATAGTTTTTAAAGGATAGTGGCAATGGTTTTGAACGGGACATTCCGAGCATTTTGGATTGCTTGGTCTACAGGTTTCTCTGCCCAGAAATGATATAGCCATCCCTATTTCGCCCCAAATTTCTCTGGGTAATGCCTGCATTAATTGCTTTTCTACTTTATTGCCGTCTTTGGCTTCGGTTATGATTCCGATGCGGGGTGCTACTCTGATGACATGTAGGTCGGCGATGATTCCTTCAGCGGGAGCTTTGGCTTCGCGCATGATTACGTTGGCCGACTTTCTTCCGATGCCTTTTAAAGCCACTAATTCGTCCATAGTAGTGGGAATGTTGCTGTCTTTTTGGAGTGTTTGTGCGATTTCAATTATCCAACCGGCTTTGGTGTTATAGTTTCTGACTTTGGTAACAAACGGGAGTAGGGATTCTGTGTTTGAAACGGCTAAACTTTCGAGATTGGGATAGACTTCAAAAAGAGCCGGTGCTATTTTATTGATATTGGCATCAGAATCCTGCGCCGAGAGGATAACCATAATTAGTAACTCATAAATGTTATTATAGTCTAAAGGATGCTTTTTGCCTTTGTATTTTTTCAATAGAGGTTCTAAAGGTTCCTGCCATTGCTGACTGAATAATGATGTTTCCATGGTTGTGCTTTTAGTTGGTTATGAACGCTTTTATTTTTTCGATAACGGCTTTGTCTCCCAATATTTTTCGGTGACCTAATTGATGTGTAATAAACAATTCCCCGTTTTTCAGGTGTTTGTGAATGTTGTGGGCTGCGCTTACCGAAATCTCAGGATCATCAGTGTCATGAATGACCAATACCGGATTGGCTACAAATATGGCCGCTCCCGACGCATTATAACTTTCCATGGGTTCACCGTACCTGTTTTCAAAATAGTTTTTCATCATAGGGCCTATTTTGGGTTTGAGTCCAAGGGCTTTGATGAAATCGGCAATAATGTCTCTTACGATATCGCCACTGCCAATAATCACGGCCTTTTTTACTTTTAAATTTTGTTTAATGGCATTGAGAATTGACATACCGCCAAGCGAATGCCCGATAACAACTTCAAAAGGCCCCATTGTTTTATGGAGTTCTAAAATAGCCGCAATAAACTCAGGCATCAAGGTGGTTTTACTGTCCGATTTGCCGTGTGCCGGGGCATCAAAACTTACAACAGTATAGCCTAAGGCAACCAACTCATCGGCAATCTTTACCAATTGCGTTCCCCTGCCGGACCAACCGTGCACTAAAAGAACCTTCTTTTCGCCGGAACCGTATTCATAAACGGTGATTTTTTTCTTGATTTTTGGAATAGATAATTTGGTTTGCCGGCTTTCTTTTTCCATGTGTAATTCCCTTTTCGGAATTTTATGTTTTAATGGCGTTATGAATAATTGAGCAGCAAACCTTGTGGCTAATTTTGAAGAAATAGCTTGTAAAAGTGTAGCCGTTAGCAGGATTGTTTTCGGAATTTGCAAAGATTGATTCGGTATTACGGCTTTTTTTGACATTTCACTAAATTTTCATACGGTTTATAAGGCAATCCAATTTTTTTCTAAATTTCAACTTCATAAATATAATTCAAAATGCAAAATCAAACCCGAATAATTATTGAAAATGTTACGCCACAATTAGATGGAGGTGCTTTTTTTATTAAACGAATTGTTGGACAGACTGTTGTGGTAAAAGCCAATGTTTTTTCTGATGGTCATGATGTAGTGGCGTGTTGCGTGAAATATAAACATGAGAAGAAAAAGAAATGGCAGGAAGTGCGAATGACTGAAACCGGGAATGATGAATGGATAGCCGAATTTAAAGTAGACCAGCAAGGGTTTTATTCCTATTTTGTTGAAGGCTGGGTGGATTATGCTTTGAACTGGCAGCACGGCACTGAGCGAAAAATACAAGACAATCAACAAGTAAAATCGGAACTTTTAGAAGGTGCAGAATATTGTCAGGCGATTCTAAAAGAAGTAAACAAAGATGAAAAAATTACCTGACAGCAGCCATCAAAGCTTTTCAAGATACCAAACAATATGACAAAGCTATTAGTGTAGCTTTATCTAAAGAATTGCAGCATATTTTTACTAATTACCCAACCCGAATCTTAGCCAATAGCTCACACGAATTGAAAGTGTATGTCGACAGGAAAAAGGCTTTGTTCAGTACATGGTATGAATTTTTTCCGCGTTCGGCTGCTCAGGAAAAAGGGAAACACGGTACGTTTAAAGATTGTGAAAAGTTGTTGCCTCGCGTGGCCGCTATGGGATTTGATACATTATATTTTCCGCCCATTCATCCCATTGGGGAAGTGAATCGAAAGGGAAAAAACAATGCCACAAATGCTGAACCGGGAGATGTTGGTTCGCCTTGGGGCATTGGTTCTCAATTTGGCGGTCACAAAGCCACACATCCTGAATTGGGCAGCATTGCCGATTTTAAATCGTTGGTAAAAACAGCCAAGAGTTTAGGCATTGAAGTGGCTATGGATTACGCTTTACAGGCGGCTCCGGATCATCCGTATGTAAAAGATTTTCCGCAGTGGTTCAAATGGCGACCGGACGGAACGGTACAATATGCCGAAAATCCGCCAAAGAAATACCAAGACATTCAACCCATTTATTTTGAAAGCGGTGATTGGAAAAACCTTTGGAAAGAACTACTCGATGTAGCTTTATTTTGGGTGGAAGAGTGCGATATCAGCGTATTCCGTGTGGATAATCCGCATACTAAACCGTTTTATTTTTGGGGCTGGCTGATAGCCGAAGTAAAGAAAAAACATCCTGATGTATTGTTTTTGGCAGAAGCTTTTACCAGACCTAAAATCATGCATGAGTTGGCTAAACAAGGTTTTACACAGTCGTATACTTACTACACTTGGCGCAATACCAAAGCTGAACTAATCGAGTACATGAACGAGTTGACCCAGACAGAACAACGCGATTTTTTCCGTCCGAATTTCTGGCCCAATACGCCTGATATTTTGCCGTATGCCTTACAAAGCAGCAATGAAAGTGTGTACCTGCACAAGTATTTTTTAGCAGCAACATTGAGTTCCAGTGTTGGAATTTATGGGCCCGTGTATGAATACATGATTTCGGAAGCAATGCCGGGTAAAGAGGAATATCATAACTCGGAGAAATACGAAGTGGCTCATTGGGACTGGACTATTCAAAATAAATTAATCACGCTCATCACCCGTATCAACAAGATTCGCCATGAGCAACCATCCTTGCAGCAAACCAACAATGTCAAGTTTTGCGATACGGATAATGACCAAGTGTTGGCGTTCTATAAATTTGATGATGCCAAACAGGACGAAACCCTGATGATTTGCAACCTCGACCCGTATTATATGAAACAAGCTTGGGTGCAATTACCACTCAAAGAATTAGGAATACACGAAGGGCATCAGGTCAAAGTCATCGATTTAATCACCGGGAACAGTTACTTGTGGGATAAGGAATGGAATTTTGTGGAGCTGCATCCAACGCTGCCGTTCCATCTATTTAAAATACAAAAATGAGTATGAAAAACGATAATCAAGATACGTTTGCGACGTCGTTCAAATTCAAGAGCGAATGGAAGGATGCCTTCACTGATGATGAATTTATCAAGGTATTTTCTTCTGATATTTTGGAAAATTATATCATCAACAAACGATGGTATGGCGGTAAGGCGAGTACGCTTAAGTATATTGAAATCGTCGATCATTTTAAAATCACGTCGAAGAAGAATACCTATTATGGTGCTTTGCTCGAAGTGAATTTCAAGGAAGCCTTTTACCAGCATTACTTTATGCCGATAGCGTTTATGACTTCTGACGAATTGGATACCAATACCATTATTTCTCCGGCCAAGTTCGGTCCGATTGAAGGCTATTTGGTCGATGCCTTGCACCAGGATGATTTTCGTCAATTGTTGTTTGATAACATTGCGCAATCCACAGAACATAAAAATCTCAAACTCATTTTCCATAAAGGAAGTTACCTGACGGATACCGTTTATAAGTCTTCTAAATTTATGGGGCTGGAACAAAGCAATACGTCTATTATTTTCAACGATTCGTTTGTGCTCAAAATCTTCCGCCGCATTTATGTCAGTACTAATCCCGATTACGAAATCAGTCGTTTCCTCACCGAGCGTATGCAATATAAAAATACACCGGCTTACACCGGAAGTATCAGTTTGGCGTTGCCCGAAGGGAATATTACCTTGGGATTGATGCAGGAATTGGTGCCCAATCAGGGTGACGCTTGGAAGTTCATGCTCGAACAAATGGATGGTGTATTTGACAACCTGTCGCGTAAAAAAATTAAGATTGATAAGTTGCCCAATGTCGAATTGTTCAAACGATTGAAAATAAATGAAATTCCACCCGAAATCATCGATTGGGCCGGATTGAGCTTGTTCTTAAGGGTGCAAACCTTAGCGCTCCGAACCGCCGAAATGCACATTGCGCTGGGCAGCGACATCCACGAAACTGCATTTACGCCAACAACCTATAACGGTGATTATACCGTGTGGCTCAAAAACCGTTTGCTGTACCAGTTTCAAAACCGGTTAAATATTATCGAGAACAGTTTGCATAAATTAGACGGCATGGCGCTCGACTTGGCACATCAGTTCCTAGAACACAAAAAACTCATCCGTAAACATTTCATTGATTTCGATTGGACAAAGATGAAGTCCGAACGCATCCGCATTCATGGCGATTATCATTTGGGGCAAGTATTAGTTAATGGGGATGATTTTTACATCCTCGATTTTGAAGGCGAGCCCGAAAGTACCATCCGCGACCGTAAGGTGAAACAACCACCGCTCAAAGATGTGGCGGGTATGTTCCGCTCGTTCCATTACGCCATTTACGCCACGATTTTTAATAATACTGAGAAGTATCCGTTTGAGCAGGAAGAACTGTTCAAAGCCGGGGAGTTGCTGTTCAAATATTTTGTGGGCACCTTCCTCGAAACGTATATTGAGAAAGTCCAGTCCGAAAACCTGAACATCGGCTACAGCCAGGAAATCAACTTTTTACTCAAATATTGCATCCTTGAAAAGGCCGTCTACGAGCTGGGCTACGAACTTAACTCACGTCCCCGCTGGGCAGTGATTCCGTTACGAGGCATACAAACAATAATGGAGTATTAGGAGCATTTGATATTAAGAGGAGAATGTCCAGTGGACATTCGGTTTTACATATTTTTGCTAAAGCAAAATACCTGACATCCACAGGCTGTCCTCTTTTTAATTTCAAATCATCGGGGCTAAACAGGAGTTGAATTGATTAGAAATAAAACTTAAAAGGTTTTTAATAAAATAGAATATGAACCAAGTACAAGTACATTCGCTTTTTACCGATTTTGACATCGACCTATTCAAAGCCGGAAAGCATTTTCGATTATATGAAAAACTGGGTGCTCACCTCACCGAAGTCAATGGTGTGAAAGGCGTATGCTTTGCTGTATGGGCTCCATCAGCGCGTTCGGTATCTGTGGTGGGTGATTTCAATTATTGGATACAAGGCGAGCACCAACTCAACGTGCGCTGGGACGCCTCCGGTATTTGGGAAGGTTTTATTCCGGGTATTGACAAAGGCACAAGGTATAAGTATAAAATACAGTCCAATAACGGTAGTATTATTACCGAAAAAGCCGATCCGTTTGCGTTGTTTTGTGA
Above is a genomic segment from Flavobacterium phycosphaerae containing:
- a CDS encoding endonuclease III domain-containing protein, producing METSLFSQQWQEPLEPLLKKYKGKKHPLDYNNIYELLIMVILSAQDSDANINKIAPALFEVYPNLESLAVSNTESLLPFVTKVRNYNTKAGWIIEIAQTLQKDSNIPTTMDELVALKGIGRKSANVIMREAKAPAEGIIADLHVIRVAPRIGIITEAKDGNKVEKQLMQALPREIWGEIGMAISFLGRETCRPSNPKCSECPVQNHCHYPLKTI
- a CDS encoding alpha/beta fold hydrolase, whose protein sequence is MSKKAVIPNQSLQIPKTILLTATLLQAISSKLATRFAAQLFITPLKHKIPKRELHMEKESRQTKLSIPKIKKKITVYEYGSGEKKVLLVHGWSGRGTQLVKIADELVALGYTVVSFDAPAHGKSDSKTTLMPEFIAAILELHKTMGPFEVVIGHSLGGMSILNAIKQNLKVKKAVIIGSGDIVRDIIADFIKALGLKPKIGPMMKNYFENRYGEPMESYNASGAAIFVANPVLVIHDTDDPEISVSAAHNIHKHLKNGELFITHQLGHRKILGDKAVIEKIKAFITN
- a CDS encoding maltotransferase domain-containing protein; this encodes MQNQTRIIIENVTPQLDGGAFFIKRIVGQTVVVKANVFSDGHDVVACCVKYKHEKKKKWQEVRMTETGNDEWIAEFKVDQQGFYSYFVEGWVDYALNWQHGTERKIQDNQQVKSELLEGAEYCQAILKEVNKDEKIT
- a CDS encoding alpha-amylase family protein, which translates into the protein MQHIFTNYPTRILANSSHELKVYVDRKKALFSTWYEFFPRSAAQEKGKHGTFKDCEKLLPRVAAMGFDTLYFPPIHPIGEVNRKGKNNATNAEPGDVGSPWGIGSQFGGHKATHPELGSIADFKSLVKTAKSLGIEVAMDYALQAAPDHPYVKDFPQWFKWRPDGTVQYAENPPKKYQDIQPIYFESGDWKNLWKELLDVALFWVEECDISVFRVDNPHTKPFYFWGWLIAEVKKKHPDVLFLAEAFTRPKIMHELAKQGFTQSYTYYTWRNTKAELIEYMNELTQTEQRDFFRPNFWPNTPDILPYALQSSNESVYLHKYFLAATLSSSVGIYGPVYEYMISEAMPGKEEYHNSEKYEVAHWDWTIQNKLITLITRINKIRHEQPSLQQTNNVKFCDTDNDQVLAFYKFDDAKQDETLMICNLDPYYMKQAWVQLPLKELGIHEGHQVKVIDLITGNSYLWDKEWNFVELHPTLPFHLFKIQK
- a CDS encoding trehalose synthase codes for the protein MKNDNQDTFATSFKFKSEWKDAFTDDEFIKVFSSDILENYIINKRWYGGKASTLKYIEIVDHFKITSKKNTYYGALLEVNFKEAFYQHYFMPIAFMTSDELDTNTIISPAKFGPIEGYLVDALHQDDFRQLLFDNIAQSTEHKNLKLIFHKGSYLTDTVYKSSKFMGLEQSNTSIIFNDSFVLKIFRRIYVSTNPDYEISRFLTERMQYKNTPAYTGSISLALPEGNITLGLMQELVPNQGDAWKFMLEQMDGVFDNLSRKKIKIDKLPNVELFKRLKINEIPPEIIDWAGLSLFLRVQTLALRTAEMHIALGSDIHETAFTPTTYNGDYTVWLKNRLLYQFQNRLNIIENSLHKLDGMALDLAHQFLEHKKLIRKHFIDFDWTKMKSERIRIHGDYHLGQVLVNGDDFYILDFEGEPESTIRDRKVKQPPLKDVAGMFRSFHYAIYATIFNNTEKYPFEQEELFKAGELLFKYFVGTFLETYIEKVQSENLNIGYSQEINFLLKYCILEKAVYELGYELNSRPRWAVIPLRGIQTIMEY